One window from the genome of Anopheles coluzzii chromosome X, AcolN3, whole genome shotgun sequence encodes:
- the LOC125906725 gene encoding adenylate cyclase, terminal-differentiation specific-like produces the protein MGDEAQPLQVSAPYQLRSRKRSVVATQPLAIERPATPMMELCYSSDDDELNSTIIAMPEPTLECEAAEAAMDLEPPAAAQPTPTASPVPGNVVVAGPIDAGSCALLMAQLQSIGAQLTATLEELRLCREENPALRRENELLLTGTRSVLELQTAANATLQQSSGQGGNRETARKRQQRLRRRERERQQQQQQQQQQQQQQQQQQQQQRQQQQHCQQQRQQQPQQQQQQQPQQQLWTTVVRGRPSQRHRQPQQQQQQQQQQGERFVPPQLRQQRQQQQRPQQQQQQQPHQQQQQRPQQQRQQQQRPQQQRSQQGSRPSPSSLRFRPTKTKTGRAFCCLCKRQSGLTSGTSRSRTTSSWVALPARRCCVLH, from the coding sequence ATGGGTGACGAGGCCCAACCCTTGCAAGTGAGTGCGCCGTACCAGCTGCGGTCCAGAAAAAGGTCGGTAGTGGCGACGCAGCCATTGGCGATTGAGCGCCCGGCAACGCCGATGATGGAGTTGTGCTACTCCAGCGATGACGACGAGCTGAATAGCACCATCATCGCGATGCCGGAGCCCACGTTGGAGTGTGAGGCAGCGGAGGCGGCCATGGACTTGgagccaccagcagcagcacagccaaCACCAACGGCATCTCCTGTCCCGGGCAACGTGGTTGTTGCTGGGCCCATCGACGCGGGAAGTTGTGCCTTGCTGATGGCACAGCTCCAAAGCATCGGCGCCCAGCTAACGGCGACGCTGGAGGAGCTGCGACTTTGCCGCGAGGAAAACCCGGCACTTCGTCGCGAGAACGAGTTGCTGCTCACGGGCACTCGTTCGGTGCTTGAGCTGCAGACTGCAGCGAACGCAACCCTGCAGCAGTCGTCGGGACAAGGTGGAAACCGGGAGACGGCCCGGAAGCGCCAGCAACGGCTGAGGCGGCGAGAGCgggaacggcagcagcaacagcagcagcagcagcagcagcagcagcagcagcagcagcagcagcagcagcaacgccagcagcagcagcattgtcagcagcagcgtcagcagcagccgcagcaacaacagcagcagcagccgcagcagcagctttggaCAACGGTGGTAAGAGGCCGCCCGTCCCAGCGGCATCgtcaaccgcagcagcagcagcagcagcaacagcagcaaggtgAACGCTTTGTTCCACCACAGCTCcggcagcagcgacagcagcagcagcgcccgcagcagcagcagcagcagcagccgcaccagcaacagcaacagcgtccgcagcaacagcgtcaacagcagcagcgacctcagcagcagcgatcACAGCAGGGAAGCCGGCCAAGCCCGAGCTCATTGAGGTTTCGCCCAACGAAGACCAAGACTGGGAGAGCCTTCTGCTGCTTGTGCAAACGGCAGTCAGGACTGACGAGCGGTACAAGCCGCTCAAGGACCACGTCGTCCTGGGTCGCCTTACCAGCAAGGCGTTGTTGCGTCTTACACTGA